One genomic window of Stieleria sp. JC731 includes the following:
- a CDS encoding DUF58 domain-containing protein, whose protein sequence is MPSFFDARIAERLSALPLVARAAMLGSVSGRHQSPHRGSSVEFAEYRRYQAGDDLRRLDWRAYGRSDRYYVKEFEADTNLRLILVLDASGSMAYANKYDVARQLAATLAYLAIEQGDAAGLVSAWDGQYENMPPRRIAGQVEQLFARMDQLEPVGENSLCQSISEFAESTRQRAMVVLISDFLFELDQLKTSVEHLTFRKHDVVAFHVMTSEEINPSWDRPIRLQDMEGDESMLVDPEEIRSGYEEAVREYLENIERVMHRSAVDYHRVMTSDSVEGVLSRFMSARLGDASR, encoded by the coding sequence TTGCCTTCATTCTTTGATGCTCGAATCGCCGAACGCCTTTCCGCGTTGCCGCTGGTCGCGCGAGCCGCAATGTTGGGCAGCGTTTCCGGACGGCACCAAAGCCCACACCGCGGCAGCAGTGTGGAGTTTGCCGAGTACCGTCGCTATCAAGCAGGCGATGACTTGCGGCGATTGGATTGGCGTGCTTACGGACGAAGCGATCGGTACTACGTCAAAGAATTCGAAGCGGACACCAACCTGCGACTGATTTTGGTGCTCGACGCCAGCGGATCGATGGCGTACGCCAACAAATATGATGTCGCTAGGCAACTCGCCGCAACGCTCGCTTACCTTGCCATCGAACAAGGTGACGCGGCCGGTTTGGTTTCGGCCTGGGACGGTCAATATGAAAACATGCCCCCGCGGCGTATCGCCGGTCAGGTGGAACAGTTGTTCGCTCGGATGGATCAGTTGGAACCCGTGGGCGAAAATTCACTTTGTCAGTCAATCAGTGAATTCGCCGAATCGACCCGCCAACGCGCGATGGTTGTTCTGATATCTGACTTTTTATTCGAACTGGATCAGTTAAAAACCTCGGTCGAGCACCTGACGTTTCGAAAGCATGATGTCGTGGCGTTTCACGTGATGACGTCGGAGGAAATTAATCCCAGCTGGGATCGTCCGATCCGTTTGCAAGACATGGAAGGCGACGAATCCATGTTGGTCGATCCCGAGGAGATTCGCAGTGGCTATGAAGAAGCTGTTCGCGAGTACTTGGAAAACATCGAAAGGGTGATGCATCGATCCGCGGTTGACTATCACCGGGTGATGACCAGCGATTCGGTCGAAGGCGTGTTATCGCGATTTATGTCGGCACGTCTGGGGGATGCCTCACGATGA
- a CDS encoding CARDB domain-containing protein — MILFWRPEQTSVVEQTESQRVIVLVDHSKSMSTVDAQPFNPAESPVPSSRLSVADAFAKSPAWDELDSRWDLVVKDVFVDDVNQSNLGAAVGQLGFDDSASCVVISDGDWNAGESPLGVVQEKTLQAGQRFALHTITVGSDQRLPDLELFGVSCPTVAIEGKPLRIPYTIANWFPESKAVTVRLAVDGEAVEETSITIAAGARHDGTLHWMANGEGNHQAEVSVDQFSGESDLTNNGSQHQVDVRPESLRVLIVESEPRWEFRYLRNALIRDPGVEVNSLLFHPSLEGVGGGGDDYLAEFPASVSELSEYDVIFLGDVGLSEGQLTEDQCDLIAGTVSQQATGLVLMPGREMRQSSLGSSPLETLVPVIYEDLQKSGQATTTSSQDQGNRLALTETGRASLLTQLADQPSDNWKLWQSLPGFYWNAPVQRAKSGGEVLAVHADAANEFGRVPLLVTRRFGAGKILWMGTDSAWRWRMGVEDKYHYRFWGQVIRWMAYGRNMAVGESMRLIYQPEQPIVSSPVSLRASVMTEEGEPASEPSVELFIRDPSGQSSTITLNHSEGDWGVYVGEAVFSQIGTHQLTLHHPSEDKTLNAEVAVKGRAVEAVGRPVRIDVMREMARLGQGRAFATSELSDLIQTLNNQVARNVKTQTIRLWQHPIVLLGMIGGLSLFWILRKWAGVL; from the coding sequence GTGATCCTGTTTTGGCGGCCGGAGCAAACTTCCGTTGTCGAGCAAACCGAATCACAACGCGTGATTGTGTTGGTGGATCATTCGAAAAGTATGTCGACGGTTGATGCGCAGCCTTTTAACCCAGCTGAAAGTCCAGTGCCGAGCAGTCGCCTTAGCGTTGCTGATGCGTTTGCGAAATCGCCCGCTTGGGATGAATTGGATTCGCGATGGGATCTGGTGGTCAAAGATGTCTTTGTCGACGACGTGAATCAAAGCAATCTAGGTGCAGCGGTCGGGCAACTAGGCTTTGACGATTCGGCATCATGTGTAGTCATTTCGGACGGTGATTGGAACGCCGGAGAGTCTCCTCTGGGCGTGGTGCAGGAAAAAACATTGCAAGCCGGTCAACGCTTTGCACTGCACACGATCACGGTGGGAAGCGATCAGCGGTTGCCTGATTTAGAGCTGTTCGGTGTGTCTTGTCCCACCGTCGCGATTGAAGGAAAGCCACTGCGAATTCCGTACACGATCGCCAATTGGTTTCCCGAAAGCAAAGCAGTCACGGTTCGCTTGGCCGTTGATGGTGAAGCTGTTGAAGAAACGAGCATTACCATTGCCGCTGGAGCTCGTCACGACGGAACACTTCATTGGATGGCCAATGGCGAAGGGAATCATCAGGCTGAAGTATCGGTTGATCAGTTCAGCGGGGAAAGCGATCTAACAAATAACGGATCGCAGCATCAGGTAGACGTTCGCCCCGAAAGTCTACGAGTCCTGATCGTCGAGTCTGAGCCGAGGTGGGAGTTTCGCTATCTGCGAAACGCGTTGATTCGCGATCCGGGCGTCGAAGTCAATTCACTGCTTTTTCATCCATCGCTTGAAGGTGTCGGTGGTGGCGGCGACGACTACCTCGCGGAGTTCCCGGCAAGCGTTTCTGAACTTTCTGAGTATGACGTAATCTTCCTAGGCGACGTCGGGCTTAGTGAAGGACAGTTGACGGAAGATCAATGCGATTTAATTGCCGGGACGGTTTCCCAACAGGCGACGGGATTGGTCCTGATGCCTGGACGAGAAATGCGGCAGTCAAGTCTTGGCAGTTCGCCACTGGAGACTTTGGTGCCAGTGATTTACGAAGATCTACAAAAGTCTGGACAGGCAACGACGACATCAAGCCAAGATCAAGGAAACAGACTGGCATTGACCGAAACCGGTCGAGCAAGCTTGCTGACCCAATTGGCAGATCAACCATCGGACAACTGGAAGCTGTGGCAATCGCTTCCCGGTTTTTACTGGAACGCACCTGTTCAGAGGGCGAAAAGCGGAGGCGAAGTCCTGGCGGTGCATGCGGATGCCGCAAACGAATTTGGACGAGTCCCATTGCTTGTTACGCGTCGATTCGGTGCCGGCAAAATCCTTTGGATGGGAACCGATTCCGCATGGCGTTGGCGAATGGGAGTCGAAGACAAATACCATTATCGGTTTTGGGGACAAGTCATTCGCTGGATGGCATATGGGCGGAACATGGCTGTCGGCGAATCGATGCGTTTGATCTATCAACCCGAGCAGCCTATTGTTTCCTCGCCGGTTTCGCTGAGGGCGAGCGTGATGACTGAAGAGGGCGAGCCCGCATCCGAGCCAAGCGTTGAGTTGTTCATTCGTGATCCGAGTGGGCAATCCAGCACGATTACGCTCAATCATAGCGAAGGCGATTGGGGCGTCTATGTTGGCGAAGCGGTGTTTAGCCAGATCGGAACGCACCAATTGACGCTTCACCATCCATCCGAAGACAAAACATTGAATGCGGAAGTCGCGGTGAAGGGCAGGGCAGTGGAAGCCGTCGGGCGTCCGGTTCGCATCGATGTGATGCGAGAGATGGCCCGACTCGGTCAAGGACGCGCGTTTGCGACATCGGAGTTGTCAGATTTGATTCAAACACTCAACAATCAAGTCGCTCGCAACGTGAAGACTCAGACCATTCGTTTATGGCAACACCCGATCGTGCTGCTAGGAATGATCGGGGGACTGAGCCTGTTTTGGATCCTGCGTAAATGGGCGGGAGTGCTTTAA
- a CDS encoding c-type cytochrome domain-containing protein: protein MFANQLSKSVASHSIRYVVGCMVACISVTLCSSSVVGQDRVPLDDEGHVINFDRDIRPIFVSRCFECHNVDEAKADFRIDDPESVLGYLEPGDAESSTIYADYMLSDDPDMMMPPPSKGGPLLPAELAMIRVWINEGANWPEGVIVSATPLEEMLETDLQAPVDGDEAAKSIVERVWAFQGFFHPATVHFPIALFLLGGFFVVVGWKWPAVGTQIPLACLLIGSLTAIASTAMGWSFAVEEGYGSWTKVDFDSEVFWHRWSGVIVTVLSVVFALIALAGVRKQDPSKAKVWKSGLLLIAVLVGLVGHQGGELSYGKDFYPKAFRILFGATTADVAEPEAADSSEAEEEASQTDTDGNEA, encoded by the coding sequence ATGTTTGCAAATCAATTATCAAAATCTGTCGCTAGCCATTCGATTCGCTATGTGGTCGGTTGCATGGTCGCGTGCATCAGTGTGACGCTGTGCTCTTCATCCGTCGTCGGGCAAGATCGTGTGCCGCTGGATGACGAAGGGCATGTGATCAACTTTGATCGCGATATTCGTCCGATCTTTGTTTCGCGTTGTTTCGAATGTCACAACGTGGATGAAGCCAAAGCGGATTTCCGAATCGACGACCCCGAGTCAGTGCTCGGATATTTGGAGCCCGGTGATGCCGAATCGAGCACCATCTATGCCGACTACATGTTGTCCGATGATCCTGACATGATGATGCCGCCACCGTCAAAAGGCGGACCTTTGTTGCCTGCGGAATTGGCGATGATTCGCGTCTGGATCAATGAAGGCGCAAATTGGCCCGAAGGCGTGATCGTTTCGGCAACACCACTGGAAGAAATGTTGGAAACCGATCTGCAGGCTCCGGTCGATGGGGATGAAGCTGCGAAATCCATCGTCGAACGTGTTTGGGCATTTCAAGGATTTTTTCACCCGGCGACCGTTCACTTTCCAATCGCTCTGTTCTTGCTAGGCGGATTCTTTGTCGTTGTGGGATGGAAGTGGCCGGCTGTCGGAACCCAGATCCCATTGGCCTGTCTGTTGATCGGGTCGCTTACCGCGATCGCTTCGACTGCGATGGGCTGGTCATTTGCCGTCGAAGAAGGCTATGGATCGTGGACCAAGGTGGATTTTGATAGTGAGGTCTTCTGGCATCGCTGGAGTGGCGTTATCGTGACGGTGTTGTCGGTCGTATTTGCGTTGATCGCATTGGCTGGCGTTCGCAAACAAGATCCATCAAAAGCCAAGGTGTGGAAATCGGGGCTGTTGCTGATTGCCGTGTTGGTTGGCTTGGTCGGCCACCAGGGTGGCGAGCTAAGCTACGGCAAAGATTTCTATCCCAAAGCGTTCCGGATTTTGTTCGGTGCAACGACAGCTGATGTGGCCGAACCGGAAGCAGCGGATTCAAGCGAAGCGGAAGAAGAGGCTTCGCAGACCGATACTGATGGCAACGAAGCTTGA
- a CDS encoding 3'-5' exoribonuclease YhaM family protein — translation MTRTPINELTDGFSIDQDFRLADKQLRVNRQGGKYLLLKLADRSGSIIAMMWNVDDSDYEQLERGGYIRGRGRTQVHQGALQVILSDIESLTEQDVDLEDFEQFDAAASDNAIDDLRQLIDGMHDVFLRGLGQSWLADDNFVSRLKTATAAVSNHHAYPGGLLRHTLDLMQLCQFVGPRYPRVDTDLLTFGAFLHDLGKIEEISASGELTYTDRGQLVGHIVIGVQMLDAAIRRYEQESEQEFPSDLKMQLEHLIVSHHGQLEYGSPRLPATLEAITLHHLDNMDAKITSFTSLIESDLTNSENWTNYHPSIGRKLWKKQ, via the coding sequence GTGACGCGTACGCCCATCAATGAACTGACCGACGGATTTTCGATCGACCAAGACTTTCGCTTGGCCGACAAACAGCTGCGTGTGAATCGGCAAGGCGGCAAATACCTGTTGCTAAAACTCGCCGACCGTTCCGGAAGCATCATTGCCATGATGTGGAACGTCGATGACTCGGACTACGAACAACTCGAACGCGGCGGGTACATTCGCGGACGTGGCCGTACACAAGTCCACCAAGGTGCCTTGCAAGTCATTCTCAGCGACATCGAATCGCTGACCGAACAAGATGTTGACTTGGAGGATTTCGAACAATTCGACGCCGCCGCTTCCGACAATGCGATCGACGATCTGCGACAGCTGATCGACGGAATGCACGACGTTTTCCTCCGCGGTCTAGGGCAATCATGGCTGGCGGATGACAACTTCGTCTCGCGTTTAAAAACGGCCACCGCTGCGGTTTCCAATCACCATGCGTATCCCGGCGGACTGCTTCGCCATACCCTCGACTTGATGCAGTTGTGCCAGTTCGTGGGCCCTCGCTACCCGCGTGTTGATACTGATCTATTGACCTTTGGCGCGTTCCTGCACGACCTCGGAAAGATCGAAGAGATCTCCGCCAGCGGCGAACTGACCTATACCGATCGGGGTCAATTGGTCGGACACATCGTGATTGGGGTTCAGATGCTGGACGCTGCGATTCGCCGGTATGAACAGGAATCCGAACAGGAGTTCCCTAGCGATCTAAAGATGCAACTGGAACACCTCATCGTTTCACATCACGGCCAACTGGAATACGGCAGCCCTCGATTGCCAGCGACCTTGGAAGCGATCACGTTGCATCATTTGGACAACATGGATGCCAAGATCACTTCCTTCACCAGTTTGATCGAATCCGATTTAACGAACAGCGAAAACTGGACAAACTATCACCCTTCGATTGGCCGAAAGCTTTGGAAGAAACAGTGA
- a CDS encoding AAA family ATPase: MSRQLDVNTDTLSDDDVAAIDALRDAYGALKAEIGRVIVGQLDAIEQLAICFFARRHALLVGVPGLAKTLLVSKFAETLSLSFSRIQFTPDLMPMDITGTDILQDNAEGRREFQFVRGPVFANVVLADEINRAPPKTQAALLEAMQESNVTVLGKEFALPSPFMVLATQNPVEQEGTYPLPEAQLDRFMALIELGYPSEAEEIEIARLTTGASQPILESLLNVAQILEHQDLVRRVPVPDHLYEFAAKLVRQTRPNGDTAPDWLIPLVAWGAGPRAVQSLILGAKSRAALYGSYMVRREDIVAVAPSVLAHRLVLTFAAQAEKISAREIVTRLVQAS, translated from the coding sequence ATGTCCCGCCAACTCGACGTAAACACCGATACTTTAAGTGATGACGATGTCGCCGCGATCGACGCTCTGCGTGATGCGTACGGGGCGTTAAAGGCAGAGATTGGCCGAGTCATCGTCGGACAGCTTGACGCGATCGAGCAGTTGGCAATTTGCTTCTTTGCTCGACGGCATGCTCTGCTTGTTGGCGTTCCCGGTTTGGCGAAGACGCTGCTGGTTAGCAAGTTTGCCGAAACACTGTCGCTCTCGTTCAGTCGTATTCAGTTTACGCCTGACCTGATGCCGATGGACATCACCGGGACCGACATTCTGCAAGACAACGCCGAAGGCCGACGTGAGTTTCAGTTTGTTCGCGGACCGGTATTTGCCAATGTTGTCTTGGCAGACGAGATAAACCGCGCCCCGCCAAAGACACAGGCTGCACTGCTTGAAGCGATGCAGGAAAGCAACGTCACTGTGTTGGGAAAGGAATTCGCACTTCCATCGCCATTCATGGTTCTTGCGACGCAGAACCCGGTCGAACAGGAAGGGACCTATCCGTTACCGGAGGCGCAGCTGGATCGATTCATGGCATTGATCGAACTCGGATATCCGAGTGAAGCCGAGGAAATCGAAATCGCCAGACTGACTACCGGAGCGAGTCAGCCGATACTGGAATCTTTGCTCAACGTTGCTCAGATTCTTGAGCATCAGGATTTGGTCCGCCGTGTACCGGTTCCGGATCACCTTTATGAGTTTGCGGCAAAACTGGTCCGACAAACTCGCCCCAATGGTGATACCGCACCGGACTGGTTGATCCCATTGGTTGCTTGGGGAGCCGGGCCACGTGCGGTGCAAAGTTTGATCCTTGGTGCCAAAAGTCGCGCGGCATTGTATGGAAGCTACATGGTTCGGCGCGAAGACATCGTCGCGGTCGCTCCTTCAGTTCTCGCCCACCGATTGGTTCTGACGTTTGCGGCTCAGGCCGAAAAGATTTCCGCTCGTGAAATCGTGACTCGTTTGGTGCAGGCGAGCTAG
- a CDS encoding prenyltransferase/squalene oxidase repeat-containing protein, with protein sequence MRFVLRSCVLFCVLSSLATAQNTLSGNTSDQIAIGQEVPREVREIYRNGLGFLKRTQDDRGTWPAGEAAGPGTTSLALLAFLASGEDPNHGPYRETIRKAIRHIIGSQNEKTGYMGPSMYHHGFALLALSEAYGMVDETDLFTDRPANARTLGQAVELAVRSALTSQKRNRARAWRYSPGASDADTSVSGAVLMGLLAARNAGIEVPDDAINSAIEYFVAMTADDGTVGYTTASQGGLESIARSGIANLVMAIARRKDLPAYQVTAKYLIDHQGDDPGWPEYARYYQAQALFQWDLEIWNRWNEDLIRSLKNQQKDDGSFEGELGVTNSTSMSLLALGVNFRFLPIYER encoded by the coding sequence ATGAGATTCGTACTTCGATCATGTGTGTTGTTTTGTGTTCTCAGTAGCCTTGCTACAGCGCAGAACACCCTTTCCGGCAACACATCCGATCAAATCGCGATTGGACAAGAGGTCCCTCGTGAAGTCCGTGAAATCTATCGTAATGGACTCGGTTTCCTGAAAAGGACGCAGGACGATCGCGGAACTTGGCCGGCCGGCGAGGCTGCCGGACCGGGGACGACATCGCTGGCTCTGTTAGCGTTCCTGGCGTCTGGTGAAGATCCGAACCATGGGCCCTATCGCGAAACCATTCGCAAAGCGATCCGGCATATCATCGGCAGCCAAAATGAGAAAACCGGATACATGGGACCAAGCATGTATCACCATGGGTTTGCATTGCTTGCCCTCAGTGAAGCGTATGGCATGGTTGATGAGACAGACTTGTTTACCGATCGTCCGGCGAATGCTCGAACACTCGGTCAAGCGGTTGAGCTTGCGGTACGGTCAGCTTTGACTTCGCAAAAACGCAACCGTGCTAGGGCATGGCGTTACTCGCCCGGCGCAAGCGATGCAGACACCTCTGTTTCCGGGGCGGTATTGATGGGACTGTTGGCGGCTCGAAATGCTGGGATCGAAGTGCCTGATGACGCGATCAATTCGGCAATTGAATATTTCGTGGCGATGACAGCGGACGACGGCACCGTCGGCTATACCACAGCAAGCCAAGGTGGATTGGAATCGATCGCCCGAAGCGGGATCGCAAATCTTGTTATGGCGATTGCTCGCCGGAAAGATCTTCCGGCCTATCAAGTAACGGCAAAATACTTGATCGATCATCAAGGTGATGATCCGGGGTGGCCCGAATACGCTCGCTACTATCAGGCGCAAGCGTTGTTTCAATGGGACTTGGAGATCTGGAATCGCTGGAATGAAGATTTGATCCGCAGTCTAAAGAATCAACAGAAAGATGACGGTAGCTTCGAAGGTGAATTGGGAGTGACCAATAGCACATCCATGTCGTTGCTCGCGTTAGGCGTCAACTTTCGTTTCTTGCCCATCTACGAGCGTTGA
- the queC gene encoding 7-cyano-7-deazaguanine synthase QueC, with the protein MSEQRPAVVLLSGGLDSATCLAIANDAGFAVHAISYRYGQRHEYELERAQRLAEQFSVVSHHIVDINLSQFGGSALTDQSITVPKSESVDQIGSEIPVTYVPARNTVFLSLALAMAETIGSLDIFIGVNALDYSGYPDCRPEYIDAFSKMANLATKAGVEGKSLTIHTPLIDLTKAQIIAKGLQLGVDYSMTLSCYDPGEGGVPCGSCDACLLRLKGFSENGLSDPSLSS; encoded by the coding sequence GTGAGCGAACAACGCCCTGCCGTCGTTTTACTTTCCGGTGGACTCGATAGTGCGACCTGTCTAGCGATCGCAAACGATGCCGGTTTTGCGGTCCACGCGATCAGCTATCGGTATGGACAACGACATGAATATGAACTGGAACGTGCTCAGCGACTCGCCGAACAATTCTCTGTCGTTTCGCATCATATCGTCGACATCAACCTATCGCAGTTTGGCGGTTCGGCGCTAACCGACCAATCGATCACCGTTCCCAAGTCAGAATCGGTCGACCAAATCGGAAGCGAGATACCTGTCACCTACGTCCCCGCACGAAACACCGTTTTCCTATCACTCGCGTTGGCGATGGCGGAAACGATCGGTTCGCTGGATATCTTCATCGGGGTCAATGCGCTTGACTACAGCGGCTACCCTGACTGTCGACCGGAATACATTGACGCCTTTTCCAAGATGGCCAACCTTGCAACCAAGGCTGGTGTCGAAGGAAAATCGCTTACGATCCACACGCCGCTGATCGACCTTACCAAAGCACAGATCATTGCCAAAGGCTTGCAATTGGGTGTCGATTACTCCATGACACTCTCTTGTTACGATCCCGGTGAAGGCGGTGTCCCTTGCGGCAGCTGTGACGCATGTTTGTTGCGTCTGAAAGGTTTCAGCGAAAATGGGCTAAGCGACCCTTCACTCAGCAGCTGA
- a CDS encoding BatA domain-containing protein, which produces MSFLRLEALWALPLVLAPLIIHLLHRRRHPTVAWPAMMFLYQATKMRRGPAKLRRWLVLATRVIVVGLIVFALARPLSSGIFGMAAGRIADTGKTIVLIDRSTGMQRRDALGRTRQTRGLESVAETLATLGIENPVVIDSVTLKPIELADLHSLRDGSLAQPADSRAGMAAMVMAAFEYLADQDATLVDLWIVSDRSESTWDPGSPTWQSIRRMSERYGDGLRLHRFDFQENVNEPNSAIHVTDLRWGNDSTSQESAEESSRLLLSVKVDSDQKNETIPVRVAIGNATQEIDLQLSDGQASLDNFPINVAQGSKLYGSVSLPIDCNPADDDWFFTLSPPAKPVIAIVSEQPCDALIAMGEVLGEVAFDIAGGASLADQVGKPVGEGQGGWNLNGTDSLWWQGQLPSGETAKVIEEFCKAGGSVAFFPPTIASPESQFQGVRWGGWSDTEPEETSFSGVKFMVDQTSQIEGEFVAVSTLTDSSVWLAQRQTGRGIYWFCGADVSDHQSMFVRQGLGLFAVLDATLSKVDQQLIRRQEFVAGPEAASRLTRAESDPQLVVASATAGQDLSENQVSSNRERGFHRGVYGIESLDQDRRLIAINRDVASHLALDDPSIEALMPGHRMNVVSIDGSSINETEGVTRELWGALWLTMIVGLLVEGWLSLSSRPVEHRSGTKSFDGRQP; this is translated from the coding sequence ATGAGCTTTCTAAGACTGGAAGCATTGTGGGCGTTGCCACTGGTCCTGGCCCCTTTGATCATTCATCTGTTGCATCGCCGCCGGCATCCGACCGTCGCTTGGCCGGCAATGATGTTTCTTTATCAGGCGACCAAAATGCGTCGCGGACCAGCTAAGTTGCGACGATGGTTGGTCTTGGCAACGCGAGTGATCGTTGTCGGCTTGATCGTTTTCGCACTCGCTCGTCCGCTATCAAGCGGCATCTTTGGGATGGCAGCGGGACGGATTGCTGATACCGGTAAAACGATTGTTCTGATCGATCGGTCGACCGGCATGCAGCGTCGAGATGCATTGGGACGTACAAGACAAACACGCGGATTGGAATCTGTTGCGGAGACACTAGCAACGCTGGGTATCGAAAATCCGGTTGTGATCGATAGCGTGACATTAAAGCCGATTGAGCTTGCCGATTTGCATTCACTGCGTGATGGCAGTTTGGCACAGCCTGCAGATTCACGGGCCGGAATGGCCGCGATGGTGATGGCAGCGTTTGAGTACTTGGCTGATCAAGACGCGACACTGGTTGATCTGTGGATCGTCAGCGACCGAAGTGAATCGACATGGGATCCGGGCTCGCCTACATGGCAGTCGATTCGGCGGATGAGTGAACGGTACGGCGACGGTTTACGTCTCCATCGGTTTGATTTCCAAGAGAATGTAAACGAACCCAATTCCGCGATCCATGTGACCGATCTGCGATGGGGGAACGATTCGACATCGCAGGAAAGTGCAGAGGAAAGCAGTCGATTGCTGCTTTCCGTCAAGGTCGACTCCGATCAAAAAAACGAAACGATTCCCGTTCGTGTCGCGATTGGAAACGCGACACAAGAGATCGACCTACAACTGTCGGACGGGCAAGCTTCGCTGGATAACTTTCCTATCAATGTTGCTCAGGGATCGAAACTTTACGGTTCGGTGTCTTTGCCGATCGATTGCAATCCGGCGGATGATGATTGGTTCTTCACGCTGTCACCACCTGCAAAGCCCGTCATCGCAATTGTCAGCGAACAGCCGTGTGATGCGTTGATCGCAATGGGCGAGGTCCTTGGCGAAGTCGCATTCGACATTGCCGGCGGCGCGTCGCTTGCCGATCAGGTTGGCAAACCTGTCGGGGAAGGGCAGGGCGGTTGGAATCTAAACGGCACCGATAGTCTTTGGTGGCAGGGACAATTGCCAAGCGGCGAAACGGCGAAGGTGATTGAGGAGTTTTGTAAAGCAGGTGGTAGCGTCGCCTTTTTTCCACCCACGATTGCTAGTCCGGAAAGCCAGTTTCAAGGGGTCCGGTGGGGAGGATGGTCAGACACCGAACCCGAGGAAACAAGTTTCTCCGGCGTTAAATTCATGGTCGATCAAACCAGCCAAATTGAAGGCGAGTTCGTCGCGGTATCGACGCTAACGGATAGTTCAGTGTGGCTAGCGCAGCGTCAGACGGGACGTGGGATTTATTGGTTCTGCGGTGCGGACGTATCAGATCACCAATCGATGTTCGTTCGTCAAGGTTTGGGTTTGTTCGCGGTTCTGGATGCGACGCTTTCCAAGGTTGATCAACAATTAATTCGGCGGCAGGAATTTGTCGCAGGACCCGAAGCCGCAAGCCGACTTACAAGAGCGGAGTCGGATCCGCAGCTTGTCGTCGCGTCTGCAACAGCCGGCCAAGATCTGTCGGAGAATCAAGTTTCCTCAAATCGTGAACGCGGCTTCCATCGTGGTGTCTACGGTATCGAGAGCCTTGATCAAGATCGAAGGTTGATCGCGATCAATCGGGACGTCGCCAGTCACTTGGCATTAGACGATCCATCAATCGAAGCCTTGATGCCCGGTCATCGGATGAATGTCGTTTCGATCGATGGTTCGTCGATCAACGAAACCGAAGGAGTGACGCGTGAGCTTTGGGGGGCGTTATGGCTGACAATGATCGTCGGACTATTGGTTGAAGGTTGGTTGTCGCTATCGTCTCGTCCGGTTGAACATCGCAGCGGAACAAAATCGTTTGATGGGAGGCAGCCATGA